The following are encoded in a window of Methylicorpusculum oleiharenae genomic DNA:
- the traL gene encoding type IV conjugative transfer system protein TraL, which translates to MEPVAIPQTIDDPIHILLWSADEIVPFMVCMLTGMLIDHFLPALAMGFIAVKFYRRFRDNRPDGYTLHALYWLGLLPSRAQTIPNPYICRFLP; encoded by the coding sequence ATGGAACCCGTTGCCATCCCTCAAACCATCGACGATCCGATTCACATTCTGCTGTGGAGTGCGGATGAGATTGTGCCGTTCATGGTCTGCATGCTGACCGGCATGTTGATCGATCATTTCTTGCCAGCGCTGGCGATGGGGTTTATCGCCGTGAAGTTTTATCGCCGGTTTCGCGATAACCGCCCCGATGGCTATACCTTGCATGCGTTGTATTGGTTAGGGTTATTGCCCAGTCGCGCGCAGACCATTCCCAACCCTTATATCTGCCGGTTCCTGCCATGA
- a CDS encoding TraK domain-containing protein — MNKVLRLLPVLMAISSALSAEELPLTVLPPLSAESERLPAAPYSVTQDTQDFGIELPPVAASVLKAAQRPLKATATSTNSVAPQHIQIKPGINELMPIAVGHLNRLITPFDHPVVTTTSQATTSTQGKIVYVATADETPVTLYITPGDNHDIALSLTLIPKRIPAREIHLSLDKDSYKLLTKVQQQAHASRESVGDQEQAYIAQLKKLFRELGLQHTPPGFSLRNPLQTEQLRCLQDALQINTGQVLEGQDMLILVGLARNDGLAPIELDERACATTQTEVLAVAAWPKVVLGQNEATELYVAIRRSADASIELRPSLLSGEQH; from the coding sequence ATGAACAAAGTACTTCGTCTACTTCCTGTCCTGATGGCCATCAGCAGCGCCTTATCTGCCGAGGAATTACCGCTCACCGTATTACCACCGCTGAGTGCTGAGTCCGAGCGATTGCCAGCAGCTCCTTATTCCGTCACACAAGACACGCAGGATTTCGGTATTGAGCTACCCCCGGTGGCTGCCAGTGTCTTGAAAGCGGCTCAACGGCCGCTTAAGGCAACAGCGACTTCAACCAACTCGGTGGCCCCACAGCATATCCAAATCAAACCCGGCATCAACGAACTGATGCCGATTGCTGTCGGGCATTTGAATCGTTTGATTACGCCCTTCGACCATCCGGTGGTGACCACCACCAGTCAGGCCACGACCAGCACCCAAGGCAAGATTGTTTATGTGGCAACAGCCGACGAAACACCGGTGACGTTATATATCACGCCCGGCGACAACCACGACATTGCCTTATCGCTGACCTTGATCCCCAAGCGGATTCCGGCGCGGGAAATTCACCTGAGCCTGGATAAAGACAGTTATAAACTGCTGACGAAAGTCCAACAGCAAGCTCACGCATCAAGAGAAAGTGTGGGTGATCAAGAACAAGCCTACATTGCCCAGCTGAAAAAATTGTTCCGCGAGCTCGGCTTGCAACACACGCCGCCGGGTTTTTCGCTACGTAATCCATTACAGACTGAGCAACTTCGGTGCCTGCAAGACGCCCTACAGATTAACACCGGCCAGGTGCTAGAAGGCCAGGACATGCTGATTCTGGTCGGTCTAGCTCGTAATGACGGCCTGGCGCCCATCGAACTCGACGAACGCGCCTGTGCCACCACGCAAACCGAGGTATTGGCCGTCGCTGCTTGGCCCAAAGTCGTATTAGGCCAAAACGAAGCCACCGAACTGTATGTCGCGATCCGGCGTTCAGCGGACGCATCGATCGAACTCAGACCTTCGTTGTTGAGTGGAGAGCAGCACTAA
- a CDS encoding RRXRR domain-containing protein: protein MSNRTGIPDNTEKAAGNRRLPVRRLNHHTVQVQCPAGKPLNPCHPARARELLRKNRAVRVSRYPFTIRLLTQDQADRRHRLYVQEAT from the coding sequence ATGTCAAACCGTACCGGCATACCTGACAACACCGAGAAGGCGGCGGGCAACCGCCGCTTACCGGTTCGACGCCTAAATCATCACACGGTGCAGGTGCAATGTCCCGCTGGCAAACCGCTCAATCCCTGTCATCCGGCCAGGGCGCGCGAGTTGTTGCGTAAAAATCGTGCGGTTCGGGTGAGCCGTTACCCCTTCACGATTCGTTTATTGACCCAGGATCAGGCCGATCGCAGGCACCGTTTATATGTACAGGAGGCCACATGA
- a CDS encoding TraU family protein: MKQSVCPWVFGLLMTLATPLVAETTTNNVDPLCSDAELWSGKLITDICWSCLFPIRAAGASLGGGNVPSIAADEKICFCTDPRGIPELGMTLGLWNPARLIEIVRNPWCSPALGGHKFSASNVRLIATTGKADFDASEMSFFNYHYFAFPLTILLDLFWDGRCNSDGYRDFDLLYVSELDPTWNNDLLAFFTSPETALFANPVAISACVADAVAAATGNPLDALFWCAGAWGHMYPLSGISPTSYGTDPRITSLLATRATASLHRRGLAWKTAGNEALCGGFIYPFIPKSQYRLSMFYPVAETESNHAIGETTFKWGAGRTYPGPGEDHLYLLWRWVDCCSGF, translated from the coding sequence ATGAAGCAAAGTGTTTGCCCTTGGGTTTTTGGGTTGCTGATGACGCTGGCAACCCCGCTTGTTGCCGAAACCACCACCAATAACGTCGATCCGTTGTGCTCGGATGCCGAACTGTGGTCGGGGAAACTGATTACCGATATTTGCTGGAGCTGCCTATTTCCGATTCGAGCGGCGGGTGCGTCGTTGGGCGGTGGCAATGTGCCCAGTATCGCGGCAGACGAGAAGATTTGCTTCTGCACCGATCCCAGGGGCATTCCGGAATTGGGCATGACCCTGGGCTTGTGGAATCCGGCCCGTCTGATTGAAATCGTGCGCAATCCTTGGTGTTCACCGGCCTTGGGTGGCCATAAGTTCAGTGCCTCGAATGTGCGATTGATTGCCACTACCGGCAAGGCCGACTTCGATGCCAGCGAGATGTCATTTTTCAATTATCACTACTTCGCCTTTCCGTTGACTATCCTGCTGGATCTGTTTTGGGATGGGCGTTGTAACAGCGATGGCTACCGGGATTTTGATTTGCTGTATGTCTCGGAACTCGATCCGACCTGGAACAACGATTTGTTGGCGTTTTTTACCAGTCCTGAAACGGCGTTGTTTGCCAATCCGGTGGCGATATCGGCCTGTGTCGCCGATGCCGTAGCGGCAGCCACCGGCAATCCACTCGATGCCTTGTTCTGGTGTGCCGGCGCATGGGGACATATGTATCCGCTATCCGGCATTTCGCCCACCAGTTACGGGACCGATCCGCGCATCACCAGTTTGTTGGCCACGCGAGCGACGGCCTCCTTGCATCGGCGCGGACTGGCCTGGAAAACGGCCGGTAACGAGGCTTTATGCGGCGGCTTTATCTATCCCTTCATCCCCAAGTCACAATACCGGCTATCGATGTTTTACCCGGTTGCCGAAACCGAGTCCAATCACGCCATTGGCGAGACCACGTTTAAATGGGGTGCGGGCCGCACCTATCCGGGGCCGGGTGAAGATCATCTCTATCTGCTGTGGCGGTGGGTCGACTGTTGCTCCGGGTTTTAG
- a CDS encoding TrbC family F-type conjugative pilus assembly protein yields MLCWFVVQAVQAEEAWLQRSQAILQALEGQPRPGWLNGQSEQLDVKRQAQQVLETSQAIQTEALSIGSTKLASDQPITPSSKPLTLLFVSFSLGDKVLKSIFEEAAGRDDVLLVFRGPKPAQKLPALMADLNRLLKDIDPLPNIFIDPTRFQRWSVSSIPAIVVEVDGKPRLQVRGVSSLAWLDEQLKADKQGDLGTLGDVTKIAEIDFLEELKRRMASIDWKQKQQQAIARFWAQQKFEALPTAQADRNRTVDMTITVPRDLAAPNGQWIIRAGQTINPLDKMPFGLCLMVFDATVPAQVELIQHQSCQDKQARVMYLATSLPRQSGWDSLKHLETTLKAPVYLLTPDVRSRFQLQQVPAVVEQSGNHLLVRERKLPVSTGERS; encoded by the coding sequence TTGCTTTGCTGGTTCGTTGTGCAAGCGGTTCAGGCGGAAGAAGCCTGGCTGCAACGTTCTCAGGCCATCTTGCAAGCCTTGGAAGGCCAGCCTCGTCCTGGCTGGTTGAACGGTCAATCTGAACAGTTGGATGTGAAACGCCAGGCGCAACAAGTTTTAGAAACCTCGCAGGCGATCCAAACAGAGGCACTATCAATTGGATCGACAAAATTGGCCAGCGACCAGCCGATAACCCCTTCGAGCAAACCACTCACACTGCTGTTTGTCTCGTTTTCACTCGGCGATAAGGTGCTTAAAAGTATTTTCGAAGAGGCCGCAGGCCGGGATGATGTCTTGTTGGTGTTTCGCGGCCCAAAACCAGCACAAAAACTCCCCGCGTTGATGGCGGACCTCAACCGCTTGCTGAAAGACATTGATCCACTGCCGAATATCTTCATCGATCCCACGCGTTTTCAACGCTGGTCCGTGTCGTCGATACCCGCGATTGTCGTCGAAGTTGACGGGAAGCCCCGTCTACAGGTGCGCGGTGTCAGCAGCCTGGCTTGGTTGGACGAGCAGCTCAAAGCCGACAAACAGGGCGACTTGGGAACCTTGGGCGATGTCACCAAAATTGCCGAGATTGACTTCCTCGAAGAACTCAAACGCCGGATGGCCTCCATCGACTGGAAGCAAAAACAGCAACAGGCCATCGCTCGGTTCTGGGCACAGCAAAAATTTGAAGCGTTACCCACGGCTCAGGCTGATCGTAATAGAACCGTGGATATGACCATCACCGTCCCGCGCGATCTGGCGGCGCCGAACGGTCAATGGATTATCCGTGCCGGACAAACCATCAATCCCTTGGACAAGATGCCGTTTGGTTTATGCCTGATGGTGTTCGATGCTACGGTACCGGCTCAAGTTGAGCTGATTCAGCATCAGTCCTGCCAGGACAAACAGGCCCGCGTAATGTATTTGGCCACGTCGCTGCCGCGCCAGTCCGGGTGGGACAGTTTAAAGCATCTGGAAACCACGCTGAAAGCACCGGTGTATTTACTGACGCCGGATGTGCGCAGTCGTTTTCAGTTACAGCAGGTGCCGGCTGTCGTCGAACAATCAGGCAACCATCTGCTGGTTCGTGAACGAAAACTGCCCGTCTCAACAGGAGAACGGTCATGA
- the traC gene encoding type IV secretion system protein TraC, whose amino-acid sequence MSSSRLPSADNLFSTLAYDAEHHLFLLADNSLGFGFICQPLTGADPSVSARVNVLLNQDWPTETLLQVSLWTSPDIEEALAVMQTRRLKQQKPTYKTMTQASIDFLRQGTTQPPESISGARLRRGHVIVTVKLPMANSRPSEAEIRRATELQLATQQSLSTIGLCPAVLASDQYVRVLNTLLNWYPNAGWKDRVVPECDPTQLIRDQLLDYDNALQTDEKGLWLGNKRVKTLSAKRTPEHFYFGSAKSYLGDILSGTRGIRQNALLSLTLHYPDAEATRTQQEGMRQFITNQVNTPIARFLPVLVQRKQHFDVLFEAYGDGDRPIRSYFGVLLFCDEAEEAGAVSNARVYFRELGFQLLEDKYFCLPFFLNCLPFGPERSAIADLKRYRTLATRHAIPLLPLFGDWAGTGTPTLNFVSRNGEHMAVSLFDTTGNYNLCIAAESGKGKSFLTNEIIVSYLTEGAQIWAIDVGRSYENLCEVLEGDFVKFTHGSNICMNPFEIVQNFEEEADMLAGLVSQMAAPTEKLTDFQTAGLKRILKQLWTEKAQAMSVDDIARQLCAETDQRLKDVGEQLFPFTTQGEYGRYFNGKNNAKFASDFTVLELEELKGRKHLQQVVLLQLIYQIQQEMYLGERNRPKIVIIDEAWDLLTEGDVAKFMEHGYRRFRKYGGAAVTITQSVNDLYRNAAGRAIVENSANMYLLGQKAEVIEGMKQDRRLPLSDGGYELLKTVHTLPGAYSEIFFITEMGSGIGRLIVDPFKRILFSTKPEDVNALKQLRRQGLSLGDAIQQLIESRKAKPREISRGY is encoded by the coding sequence ATGAGTTCTTCCCGTTTGCCTAGCGCCGACAACCTGTTTTCTACCCTGGCCTATGACGCTGAGCATCATCTCTTTTTGCTGGCAGACAACAGTCTCGGCTTTGGCTTTATCTGTCAGCCCTTGACCGGTGCCGATCCTAGCGTTTCAGCTCGGGTCAATGTGTTATTGAATCAGGATTGGCCGACTGAAACGTTATTACAAGTCTCGTTGTGGACGTCACCCGATATCGAAGAAGCGCTGGCCGTGATGCAAACCCGGCGTTTGAAGCAGCAAAAGCCGACCTATAAAACCATGACCCAGGCCAGCATCGATTTTCTGCGGCAAGGTACCACTCAACCCCCGGAATCGATTTCGGGTGCGCGGCTAAGACGCGGCCACGTCATCGTCACGGTGAAATTGCCGATGGCCAACTCGCGCCCGAGTGAAGCCGAGATTCGCCGCGCCACCGAATTACAGCTGGCGACTCAACAATCCTTGTCTACCATTGGCTTGTGTCCCGCGGTATTGGCTAGCGATCAGTATGTGCGCGTACTCAATACGCTCCTGAATTGGTATCCCAATGCCGGCTGGAAAGACCGGGTCGTCCCCGAATGTGATCCTACTCAACTGATCCGCGATCAGCTGTTAGATTACGACAATGCCTTGCAGACCGATGAAAAAGGGCTTTGGCTGGGCAACAAACGGGTTAAAACCTTGTCCGCCAAACGCACCCCCGAGCATTTTTATTTCGGCAGCGCCAAGAGTTATTTGGGTGACATTCTGTCCGGCACCCGCGGCATTCGGCAAAATGCCTTACTCAGTCTGACCCTGCATTACCCCGATGCTGAAGCCACCCGCACCCAACAGGAAGGCATGCGGCAGTTCATCACCAACCAGGTCAACACGCCGATTGCCCGTTTTTTGCCGGTGTTGGTACAACGCAAACAGCACTTCGATGTGTTGTTCGAAGCCTATGGCGACGGTGACCGACCGATTCGCAGTTATTTTGGCGTGCTGTTGTTTTGTGACGAAGCCGAAGAAGCAGGCGCCGTATCCAATGCCCGGGTGTATTTCCGGGAGCTTGGTTTTCAGTTGCTGGAGGATAAGTATTTCTGCCTGCCGTTTTTCCTGAACTGTTTGCCGTTCGGGCCTGAGCGCTCCGCGATTGCCGATTTGAAACGCTACCGCACCCTGGCCACCCGGCATGCGATTCCGTTATTGCCGCTGTTCGGCGACTGGGCCGGTACCGGCACGCCGACCCTGAATTTTGTGTCGCGTAATGGCGAACACATGGCCGTGTCCTTATTCGACACTACCGGCAACTATAACCTGTGCATCGCCGCCGAATCGGGTAAAGGCAAATCCTTCCTGACTAACGAAATCATTGTCAGCTATTTGACCGAAGGGGCGCAGATCTGGGCCATCGATGTCGGCCGCTCCTATGAAAACCTCTGCGAGGTCTTGGAAGGCGACTTCGTCAAATTCACCCACGGCTCTAACATCTGCATGAACCCGTTCGAGATCGTGCAGAACTTCGAGGAAGAAGCCGATATGTTAGCCGGTTTGGTCAGTCAAATGGCGGCACCGACCGAGAAATTAACCGACTTTCAAACCGCAGGGCTCAAACGCATCCTCAAACAGCTGTGGACTGAAAAAGCCCAAGCGATGTCGGTCGATGACATTGCGAGGCAGCTCTGCGCCGAAACCGATCAGCGTCTAAAGGATGTCGGCGAACAGTTGTTTCCGTTTACGACCCAAGGCGAATACGGCCGCTACTTCAATGGTAAAAACAACGCCAAATTCGCCAGTGACTTTACCGTACTGGAATTGGAGGAACTCAAGGGTCGCAAGCATCTGCAGCAGGTGGTCTTACTGCAACTGATCTACCAGATCCAGCAGGAAATGTATCTGGGCGAACGCAACCGACCCAAGATCGTCATTATTGACGAAGCCTGGGATTTACTCACTGAAGGTGATGTGGCTAAGTTTATGGAGCACGGTTATCGGCGCTTTCGGAAATACGGCGGTGCGGCGGTGACGATTACCCAGTCGGTGAACGATTTATACCGCAACGCCGCAGGGCGCGCCATCGTCGAGAACTCGGCCAACATGTATCTGTTGGGACAGAAGGCCGAAGTCATCGAAGGCATGAAGCAGGATCGACGTTTGCCCTTGTCCGACGGCGGCTATGAGTTATTAAAGACCGTCCACACCCTACCCGGTGCGTATTCGGAAATCTTCTTCATTACCGAAATGGGTTCCGGTATTGGCCGCCTGATCGTGGATCCGTTTAAACGCATTCTTTTTTCCACCAAGCCTGAGGATGTCAATGCACTGAAGCAATTACGGCGGCAAGGGCTAAGTCTGGGTGACGCCATTCAACAGCTTATCGAAAGCCGGAAAGCCAAGCCACGGGAGATCAGCCGTGGCTACTAA
- the traA gene encoding TraA family conjugative transfer protein yields the protein MKASYRTGVLLTLVSLFFVLLAPDAMAGTGGTEFNNVWTLLTGWVEGLLGRIIAIVFVIVGLVAGVVRGSIMGFVLGVASGVGLFAAPTIITNIVTATL from the coding sequence ATGAAAGCATCGTATCGAACCGGAGTCTTGCTGACTTTGGTTTCTCTGTTTTTTGTTCTGTTGGCACCTGACGCCATGGCCGGTACCGGAGGTACCGAGTTCAACAATGTCTGGACCTTATTGACCGGCTGGGTTGAAGGTTTGCTCGGCCGCATCATTGCCATTGTATTCGTGATTGTCGGTCTGGTGGCCGGCGTGGTACGTGGCAGCATCATGGGCTTTGTGCTCGGTGTTGCCAGCGGCGTGGGCTTATTTGCCGCACCGACCATTATCACCAATATCGTCACGGCCACTCTTTAG
- the lepB gene encoding signal peptidase I yields MDRRMNKREQSTKPAKPPLAPFLLKALPLLILVLGVEYYIGQRFLIGGDDQVDRCLPDKWVYLIDTYNKDIWRGDLMAFRAERMEPYFKDGHVIVKIAAGVTGDSVHVDPQHTTVNGKPVIDGLPLAKKLNKPVAQFKRHETIPLAAYWVTGQTDKSFDSRYWGYVYDHQVIGRAYALF; encoded by the coding sequence ATGGACCGGCGTATGAACAAACGAGAGCAGTCTACCAAACCCGCTAAACCGCCGTTGGCACCCTTTCTGCTCAAGGCCTTGCCCCTTTTGATTCTGGTGTTGGGGGTAGAGTATTACATCGGTCAGCGCTTTCTGATCGGCGGTGACGATCAGGTCGATCGCTGTTTGCCGGACAAGTGGGTTTATCTGATCGATACCTATAACAAGGATATCTGGCGCGGCGATTTGATGGCGTTTCGGGCGGAACGCATGGAGCCGTATTTCAAAGACGGCCACGTGATCGTCAAAATCGCCGCCGGGGTCACCGGTGACTCCGTCCACGTCGATCCGCAGCACACCACGGTCAACGGCAAACCGGTCATTGATGGTTTACCGCTGGCGAAGAAACTTAACAAGCCGGTGGCGCAATTCAAACGCCATGAAACCATCCCTTTGGCCGCCTATTGGGTGACGGGGCAAACTGACAAAAGCTTCGATTCGCGGTATTGGGGCTATGTCTACGACCATCAAGTGATTGGGCGGGCCTATGCGTTGTTTTGA
- a CDS encoding TraE/TraK family type IV conjugative transfer system protein has product MRLADFLQTWDGHETENRFSRVIIIGLLVICVITSLAAWRTERSIILVPPTLNQEVEVTRSAASIEFKESWGLFLAELLGNTTPANADFLKVAIEPLLAPDIYRTVLDAMTDQIKAIKMDRVAISFTPRHVDYEAETNKVFVSGELKSQGPSSKPDIKPRTYEFIIAIKNYRPRLEFIDVYPEAPRTLERLKARPAQPAGK; this is encoded by the coding sequence ATGAGGTTAGCCGACTTTCTACAGACCTGGGATGGCCATGAAACGGAGAACCGTTTCAGCCGGGTGATTATCATCGGTTTGCTGGTGATTTGTGTGATTACTTCATTGGCCGCCTGGCGCACCGAGCGCAGTATCATTTTAGTGCCACCTACCTTGAACCAGGAAGTCGAAGTCACCCGCAGCGCGGCTTCCATTGAGTTTAAAGAGTCCTGGGGCTTGTTTCTGGCGGAACTGCTGGGCAATACCACGCCCGCCAATGCCGATTTCCTGAAAGTCGCCATCGAACCCTTATTGGCGCCGGACATTTATCGCACGGTGCTGGATGCCATGACCGATCAGATCAAGGCGATCAAAATGGATCGCGTGGCGATCAGTTTTACCCCGCGTCACGTCGATTACGAAGCCGAGACTAATAAGGTCTTCGTCAGCGGCGAACTGAAAAGCCAAGGCCCCAGTTCCAAACCCGACATCAAGCCGCGCACCTACGAATTCATTATCGCCATCAAGAACTATCGGCCCAGGCTGGAGTTTATCGATGTCTATCCCGAGGCGCCCAGAACCCTGGAACGTTTGAAAGCCCGGCCCGCGCAGCCAGCAGGAAAATAG
- a CDS encoding TraV family lipoprotein, with product MKQLKLLPRGVLLILFLAIAIGSGCATQYGCKGMPDQPHCLSTTEAYAVTHKALVETAQDENIKDDSHALELQPRQQPVPKIDDPTPIRTPSHVMRIWIAPWEDAEGDLMVSNYVYTELEPRRWLIGKAAPTLSPSLLPLQIEQRLPEKPSARDPLDTEARPFPLGKDNADQH from the coding sequence ATGAAACAGCTGAAATTGTTACCGCGTGGCGTCTTGCTGATCTTGTTCTTGGCCATTGCCATTGGCTCGGGTTGTGCGACCCAATACGGTTGCAAAGGCATGCCGGACCAACCGCACTGTTTGTCGACGACTGAAGCCTATGCCGTCACCCATAAGGCTCTGGTGGAAACGGCACAAGACGAAAACATAAAGGATGATAGCCACGCACTCGAACTACAGCCCCGGCAACAACCCGTCCCTAAAATCGACGACCCCACGCCGATTCGCACGCCCTCGCACGTCATGCGCATCTGGATTGCGCCCTGGGAAGATGCCGAAGGTGATTTGATGGTCTCGAACTACGTCTACACCGAACTGGAGCCCCGGCGCTGGCTGATCGGCAAAGCCGCGCCGACCTTGAGTCCGTCTTTACTGCCGTTGCAAATCGAACAACGCCTGCCGGAAAAGCCAAGTGCACGTGATCCGTTAGATACCGAGGCACGCCCCTTCCCTCTCGGTAAGGACAACGCAGACCAGCATTAA
- a CDS encoding DsbC family protein has protein sequence MRYLNRLYLLPLLLFTSGVMAATPAKPNASDIAASLLSIKIDGMQDLPINGLKMVKIGEQTVFMSSNGRFAFYGGKLMDVWTQQEIKELADIDRIANRIDLSRMKLNVDDLGPVTIGHGKESVVVFIDPRCPYCGKVIKDLDALQDQYTFKLVMIPILGPESQNIVVQLACQMSSSAANAKDAVRDRLLKQDYTGLATEQLTSCNKEPLQKAIVTAKLFDLKGVPFLIAPDGRTHSGAPDLLADWLTNKPKTQASVSSAPDTQKAKVKP, from the coding sequence ATGCGATACCTAAACCGTTTGTATTTACTGCCATTACTGCTGTTTACTTCAGGCGTCATGGCTGCAACTCCAGCTAAGCCCAATGCCTCCGACATAGCCGCCAGTTTGTTGTCGATCAAAATCGACGGCATGCAGGATTTGCCGATTAACGGTTTGAAGATGGTCAAGATCGGTGAGCAAACCGTGTTCATGTCCAGTAACGGCCGTTTTGCCTTTTATGGTGGCAAATTGATGGATGTCTGGACCCAACAAGAGATTAAAGAGCTGGCCGATATCGACCGCATTGCCAACCGCATCGACTTGTCGCGCATGAAGCTGAATGTCGATGATTTGGGGCCGGTCACCATCGGTCATGGCAAGGAATCGGTCGTGGTGTTCATCGACCCCCGTTGTCCGTATTGTGGCAAGGTGATCAAAGACCTGGACGCCTTGCAGGACCAATACACCTTCAAGCTGGTGATGATTCCCATCTTAGGTCCTGAATCGCAAAACATCGTTGTGCAATTAGCCTGTCAGATGAGCTCAAGTGCTGCCAACGCCAAAGATGCTGTGCGTGATCGTTTGTTAAAGCAGGATTACACCGGCTTAGCCACCGAACAGCTCACCTCCTGCAATAAAGAGCCACTGCAAAAAGCCATCGTCACCGCCAAGTTATTCGATTTGAAAGGTGTGCCGTTTCTGATTGCCCCCGATGGTCGCACGCACAGTGGCGCACCTGACCTGTTAGCCGATTGGTTGACCAATAAACCCAAAACACAGGCCAGCGTTTCGTCGGCGCCGGATACTCAAAAAGCGAAGGTCAAACCATGA
- a CDS encoding TraB/VirB10 family protein encodes MTNVNAWWSGLSPTAKRNLAVGSIGSLLLATIIALAWVSPEVAKPSSKQAVIQHILTDSDPRSLGIDGISAQLRDLLQKNDEQARRLTAIEAQQKREQQSDELRFKQWTTAEREAYEAKLKAVSGEVESLKNKPTLPAQGNEGLKATDDGRRFRAPRSTLDQQDLTRVFEHATPPPSYGSGNASAGRSAPNNASPAGLQIRVIKADKAAAPPDGKTTAAASAKHSEVFIPAGSILTGVLLNGLDAPTGKKARKEPMPVLFRIKKEAILPNRFHADVRECFLLAAGFGDLSAERAYFRGETFSCVRQDGGVIEVPMNAYATGEDGKNGVRGRVVSKQGALLAQAMMAGFLRGFSDAFGRNQIPVLMTGGLGSLSGTTPFQNAFSSQSMEGGALKGAGYAMERLSHFYMDMAEEIYPVIEVDATRQVNFIVQKGTALKLKIPT; translated from the coding sequence ATGACCAACGTCAATGCCTGGTGGTCAGGCCTGAGCCCCACCGCCAAACGTAATCTGGCGGTCGGCAGTATCGGCAGCCTGTTACTGGCGACGATTATTGCCTTGGCCTGGGTATCGCCCGAAGTCGCCAAGCCCAGCAGCAAACAGGCGGTGATTCAGCATATCTTGACCGACAGCGACCCACGCTCCTTGGGGATTGACGGCATTTCCGCACAGCTGCGCGATTTGCTGCAAAAAAATGACGAGCAAGCCCGCCGCTTAACGGCCATCGAAGCACAGCAAAAGCGCGAACAGCAATCCGATGAACTGCGTTTCAAACAATGGACCACTGCCGAACGAGAAGCCTATGAAGCCAAACTGAAAGCGGTCAGCGGTGAAGTCGAATCGCTGAAAAATAAGCCGACATTACCAGCTCAAGGTAATGAGGGGCTTAAGGCTACCGATGATGGACGCCGATTCAGAGCGCCACGATCCACACTCGACCAACAGGATCTGACCCGCGTTTTCGAACACGCCACACCACCCCCCAGCTATGGCAGTGGAAACGCCTCGGCCGGACGTTCAGCACCCAACAACGCATCGCCTGCTGGATTGCAGATCAGGGTGATCAAAGCTGATAAAGCCGCCGCACCCCCTGACGGCAAGACAACAGCCGCGGCTAGTGCCAAGCACAGCGAAGTCTTTATTCCTGCTGGCAGTATTTTAACCGGGGTATTACTGAATGGTCTGGACGCACCCACCGGCAAGAAAGCCCGAAAGGAACCGATGCCGGTGCTGTTTCGCATCAAGAAGGAAGCCATTCTGCCCAACCGTTTCCATGCCGATGTGCGCGAATGTTTTCTGCTGGCCGCGGGCTTTGGCGATTTGAGTGCCGAACGGGCTTACTTTCGCGGTGAGACCTTTTCCTGTGTGCGTCAAGATGGCGGTGTCATCGAAGTACCGATGAATGCCTATGCCACCGGCGAAGACGGTAAAAACGGCGTGCGCGGCCGGGTAGTGTCCAAACAAGGTGCGTTATTAGCGCAAGCCATGATGGCGGGTTTTTTACGTGGCTTTTCCGACGCCTTCGGCCGTAACCAGATTCCGGTATTGATGACCGGTGGCTTGGGCAGTTTATCCGGCACTACCCCCTTCCAAAATGCCTTTTCCTCGCAGTCGATGGAAGGTGGCGCTTTGAAAGGCGCGGGTTATGCCATGGAGCGGCTGTCGCATTTTTACATGGACATGGCCGAAGAGATTTACCCGGTCATCGAAGTCGATGCCACCCGCCAGGTCAATTTCATCGTGCAGAAAGGCACGGCTTTGAAACTCAAAATACCCACCTAA